The Opitutus sp. ER46 sequence GGCGGACATTACGTCGCGCGCGGAATTTTCGGCGCGGCAGCGAGCGGGCGCTGGGCCTGAATGTGACGCCGTGACACCATCGAAACGGCCGCAAACGTGTGACAAAGTGACGGCCTGACCCCGTGGAAAATGTGACGCGGTGACGCCCTGACCCCATCCGAACGGGGTCAGGGCGTCACCGCGTCACATGCTGATGAGGTCGCGGGTCAGCGGACCCTCCGCGTTGGCGTGTGCCCGCTATTTCCGGGGTTTCACCTTCAGGTACTCCTCGACCAGGGCGCGCCGGTACTGGGCCTTTTCGTCGGGCGGAAGCGACTGCAGCTTTGACTGAATCTCAGCGCGCCGCTCGGGCGTGGCGGCGTGCATCATGTCGCGCCAGCCGGCCTGGATGTCGGGCGGCACCGCGCCCCAGCCCTGCCGCAACTGCCGGCGCTGCGGCTCGGGCAAACGGCGAAAGGCGACGATCTCGTCGCGGAGCTTGGCACGATCGACGGCCGTCATCGCGCGCAGCCGGGCTATCGCCTGCTGCAGTTGGGCGAGCTCGGCGTCGGAGAGGTTCAGGAACTGCTCGAGCGCGGCGAGTTCGCCGGGGGCGATGGACGTGGTCGTGGCCGCAGGCGCGCTGGGGCCGGTGGAGGCCGGAGCGTTCTGGGCGATCGCGGCGACGGGCAACGCGCAGGCGAGGACGAGTGCGGAGAGAGTCTTCATGGCACAACGGAATCTGGGACGATGGAAATCTGGATCAGCGCATCGCGATTCTCGGTGTCGAGCAGCGGACGGGCGGGCGCGAGAGCGGCGTCGAGCGCGATGAGTTCCTCAAAGCGTGCGGCATCGGCCGGTGCGATTGCCGGCGCCGGTGACCGCGTGACGAGGAAGAGGGCCACGGCGGCGAGGCCCGCGGTGGCGAGCCCGGGCCACCACAGCCAGCGCGTCCAGTTAGGCCGGCGCGGGCCGGTGCGGCCGACCAAGTCGCCGCGCAGTTCGCGCCAGCGCTGCTCAAAGGCGGGTGACGTGCGGTTCAACTGGCTGCCCAGCAGCCGGTCGAGTTCACGGTCGGTGGGTTCTTGGTTCGGGTTCATGGGACGTTGGACATGATTTCCTTCAGGCGGGCGCGGGCGCGGTGGAGCTGTACGCGCAGCGCGTTCTCGGTGAGGCCGAGAATTGTGGCGGCGGCACGCTGGTCGAGGTCCTGCTGTTGGACGAGCAGCAGCAAGGTGCGCTGCGCCTCGGGCAGCTGGGCGAGGGCGTGCTGGAACGACTCCTCGAGTTCGGACACGCGGCGGGCCTCCTCGCTCTCGGGGGCGACGAGGTAGTCGAAGGCTTCGGGCGCGACCGGCTGGGCCGGCTTGCGCCGCCGGTGGCGCAGGGCGTTGAGGAGGAGGTTGCGGGCGATGTGAAAGAGGAACGTGGCGAAGGCCGCGCGCGGCTCGTAGCGATCTGCCGCGCGGTGCAGGCGGACGAAGACCTCGAGCGTGAGGTCCTCGGCCTCTGGCATGGTGCCGAGCGAACGGTAGAAGAAGGCGAGCAGCGGCTTCTTCCAGCGGTCGAACAACTCCTGCCACGCTTGCTCGTCGCCGCTGCTGGCGCGTTGGAAGACGGCGCCCTCGGGATCGAGCGCGTCGGGCGCCGACGCGGTCGCATCCGCCGGCGGGTCGAGTCGCCACCACAGGAACAGACTGGAGAGGGCCATGGCATGGTTCACCAGTGAGGTGAACCCCGGAAACGCGCCGACATTACAGGGCGCGGATATCGGGTTTGGGACCATGGGTTTCGGCGGAGTTGGCCGGTGCGCAGACTGCCAACTCAGGCGCGGGCTGGCGAGGCGGGAGGCGTCGGCTGCGGAGTGAAAGCGAGACGGAGAGTGACCGTGGGAGTGGAAGTGGAGTGGCGACCGATGGACCGCTTCGGGGTCGGGCCCGCGACGGCACGCCGAGGCCAGCCCAGTTGGCGAGCTTAGGTAACCAAGAACGAGGCGACCGCGGCGCGGCTGACTCAGGTCTGGAAGGCGACAGTCAGGGCGGCGCCGGTGTAGGTGACCGTTTTGGTCGTGCGCTGGCCGTCGGCGAGGAGGACGACGCGGTATTCGCGGGTGGTTACCTGCGTCGGGAACGTGCCCTGGCGCGCGCCGATGGTGAGCCGGCGGCTGCGTTGCTTCCACGTGAGCCGGATCAGCGAGTAGGCGCCCTGCTCGTAGGCGTAGGAGTCACCGGCGTCCTCGTAGAGGTCGAACGTGCCGTTGGCGCCGGCGTAGATCCGGATCTCGTACGGGGCGTCGGGCTTCTCGTCGGTGTACTGCTGCGGCTCGGGCGACAACGGGAGAATCGTGCCGGCGGGCACGAAGACCGGGATCGTCTCCAGCGGCGCGGCGGCCTCGATGGTGCGTCCGCCCTTGTGCGCCGCCCCGGTCCAGAAGTCGCACCAAGTCGTGCCGGCGGGCAGGTAAACGGACCGGCTCTTCGCGGCGCCCTCGATCGGCGTCGAGTTGGGACCGAAGTACATCGGTTGCGTCACGGGGCAGACCATGAGTGACGGGCCGAACCGGAACTGATCGGTGACGGCGTGCGTGCGCGGGTCGGCGGGGAAGTCGAGCGCCAGCGGGCGCATCAGCGTGGCGCTGGCGAGCGTCACCTGGGCGGCGGCCGAGTAGATGTAAGGGAGAAGCTCATACCGGAGGCGGATGTACTCCGCGATCGTGTCGTAGAAGGGCGTGCCGGCTTCGCCGAAGCGCCAGATCTCGCGCGCGGCGTCAGTGCCGTGCGAGCGGAAGATCGGCAGGAACGCGCCGTACTGCAGCCAGCGCGTGTAGAGCTCCCAGTAACCTCGGTCCTGGCAGCCGGTGTCCTTCGGGTCGGGCTCCAGGGCGGTCATCTCGGTCAGCCCGCGGCAGCCATCGGCGTAGTCGCCGCGCCAGAACCAGAGCTTGGGGTCGTGGTTGATGAAGAACCCGCCGATATCGACGCTCCAGTAGGGTTCGCCGGTGACGCAGAAGTTGAGCCCTTCGGGGATCGAGCGGCGGAGGGTCTCCCAGGTGGCGCAGATGTCACCCGACCACGTGATGGTGCCGTAGCGGTGCTGGCCGGCGTAGGACGAGCGGGTGAGGTTGATGACGCGCTTCGCCGCGGTGGCGCGGCGCTGGCCCTCGTAGATGCCCTTGGAGTGGAGAAGTGAATACGCGCTGAGGCAGCCCTCGTCGAGGTAGCGCCGGGCCTGGCCGGTGTTGATCGCGAGCCGGTGGTGCGGCTCGGGTTTGACCGCGCCGGACCAGTCGGCCTCGAACGGCTCGGTGCAGTCGCACCACCAGGCATCGATGCCCTGGGCGAACAGCCCGCGGTTGGCCTGCTCCCAGTAGCACGCGCGCGCCTCCGGGGAGAACGCGTTGTACGTCGCCTGGTTGCCGAGCATGAGGTCGCGCTCGAGCAACTCGCGCTGGTTCGGGCAGTCGCCCGTCATGATCGGCCAGATCGAGACCATCAGCCGCGCGCCGAGGTCGTGCAGCGCGGCGGTGAACGCCGGCGGGTCGGGGAAGCGGACGGGGTCGAAGGACTTCTGGCCCCAGCCGTTGCCGTTGGGCCAGGACTTCCAGTCGAGGACGATCACATCGAGCGGGATCCGGCGGCGGCGGTATTCGCGGACGACGTCGAGCATCTCGCGGGCGTTGACGTAGCGCTCCTTTGACTGCGTGTAGCCGAAGGCCCACTTCGGCAGCATCGGCGTGGGGCCGGTGAGCAGATGGCAGCCGCGGGTCACGGCATCGAACGAGTCGCCGGTGATGACGTAGTAGTCCAACTCGTCGACGACCTCGGCCCAGACGTAGGAGCCGAAGGCGTCGTCGTGAAAGGTCATCAGTGAGTACGCGTCGAGCAGGACGCCGTAGTTCCGGGTCGAGACGAAGTACGGCACGACGGCCTTCATGTTCTGCTGGTAGAGCTCGCGGGCCTTGCCGCGCAGGTTGCCGTAGCCCTCCTCGTGCGAGCCGAAGCCAAACAGCGCCTCATCGGGCGAGAACACGAACTCCAGCTTGGCCTCGAACGCGTGCCGGTCGAAGACGCGGTCGCATTCCTCCACGTTGGCGCGGGCGCCGTCGATGCTCTGGCCGGCGGCGATCGCGGCGTCCTTGCGGTACACATTGCGAATGACGTCCCGCGGCGTGAGCCATTTTCCGCCGCGCTCGGGCTCGCGAACCAGAAGCCGGTCGGCGGCGTCGAAGTAGGACAGCGCGCCGGTGGCGCGCGCGACGTGCACGCGGAGGGCGGCGGTGCGCAGGACGAAGGCCTCGGGCTGCTCCTCGAGCGTGCAGGCGACCGCGGGCGGCGGCGTTTCGACGATGAGGCTCGTGTGGGGCTTGAACGGCCGGCCCTCGGTGACGGTCACGCGCACGATGGCGGACGTGACGAACTGGACGCGGAGGCGGCGTTCGCCGCAGGCGAAGATCACGGCGGGGCCGTGGCTTTCGAGCGTGTACATGACGGATGCTGGAAGAGGACGAAGCGGAGCGACGGACGGAAAGGCGGGCGGACGGGACTCAGCGCGTGGGGGCCGGCGCGGGCGTGGCGTGCTGGCGCCGCTGCTGCAACTCGGCCTGGATCTGCGGCTCGAGGGACTCGAAGCGGCGGTAGAAGAGCACCGGGAGCGCGGCGACGGCGAAGCAGATCGCGGGCAGCCAGATCAGGCCGAACTTCATGCCCGCGAGCGAGGCGGCGGACTGGGCGACGTTGGGCACGTAGCCGGCGCGGTCGAGAATCCACATCGGAATCGCGCCGCCCAGGCCGGCCCCGGCCTTGAGACAGAACGCGGCGCCGACGGCGGTGAGCAGCCCGGCGGCGCGGATCCCGGTTTTCCATTCGCCGTAGTCCACGCTGTCGGACAGCACCGCGAACGGCATCGCCATCGCGACGCCGCTGGCGAGGAACCCGATCGTCCAGCCCGCCATGATGAGCGGGATCGACGGTCCCTGCTGCACGCCGAGGAAAACGATCACCTGGCCGAGCGCCATGCCGAGGAGTCCCACGGCCCAGACCGTGCCCTTCGAGGCGTGCCGGCAGAACCAGGGCAGGAGGAAGGCGGTGGCGAGCGAGGCGAAGTCGAGGGAGGTCGCGACCTTGATGAGGTCCTCGCGGTGCAGCGCGTACTTGAAGAAGTGGGGCAGGACCGTGACGCGGGAGATGAAGCCGATCCAGAAGAGGAAGCTGCTCGCGAAAATGATGAACCACGGCCAGTTCCCGCGCAGCGCGCCGAAGGTGCCGAGGATCGGCTGCGGCTTCGACTCCACGGGCACGACCTCCTTGAGGTTCTTGAACGCGAGCAGGAACAGCAGCAGCGAGAGGACGGCGAAGATCGGGACGGCGAGGAGGAAGCCCTTGCGGTCGTCGCCGCCGCCGAGCCGGGCGACGAGGGCCAGGCCGGTGAGGTTGACGATGAGGACGCCGAGCTTGGAACCGAACATCCGGAACGTGGTGAGCGTGACGCGCTCCTTCGAGTCGGGCGTGAGCGCCGAGAGGATCGACGTCACCGGGGTGTTGATGCCGGTGTAGAGGACGTTGCACGCGATGTAGGTCAGCGCGGCGTAGATGATCTTGGCGGTGTGCCCGAGATCGGGCGTGAGGAACGTCAGCGTGCCGAACACCGCGAACGGCGCGCTGAGCCAGAGGAACCACGGCCGGCTCTTGCCCCAGCGGCTGCGCGTGCGGTCGAAGATGATGCCCCACACGGGCGCATCGATCGCGTCGACCCAGCGCGCGACGAGCAGGATCGTGCCGACGGCCGCGGCGGAGAGGCCGTAGACGTCGGTGTAGAAGTAGGGCAGGTACCACATGATCCAGCAAAACAGGAGCTGGCCGGCGACATCGCTTGCGGCGTAGCTGAACCGGGTGGCGTAGGAGGTGCGGTGCATGCGTTTTGGGGGGGCTGGAAGAAAGCGGAGCGGCGCCGGGGGATTAGGCGAGATCGCCGAGTCCGTGACGGTCAAGGATGGCGCGGACCTGGACGGGTTGGCCGCGGGTGGTGGACTCCTCCATCGCCTGCAACAGCGCGACGGTGACGATCCCCTCGCGCGCGTCGGGCTTGGGCGTCTCACCGGCGGCGATACCGCGGGCGAAGTATTCGATGTAGTTCTGGTATTCGCCGGCGTGGTGGCGGTGACCCTCGAAGCGGAAGTAGTAGTCCTCGGCGCCCTCAAACGCCTCGACGACGGCCTGTGAGCCGATCTTCCACGCGTACCGCAGCTCGTGGTAGTCGGCCTGGCTCGCGCCCCCGGTGCAGCGCAGGATGCAGCTCATCCCGCTGTCGCGCTGGGCGGGGACGGTCGGGCTGGAATACGTGCCGCTCACGCGCGCGATGCGGCCGGCGGCGGATTTGAAGATGAAGTGGAACGTGTCGGGATTGACCAGGCCGCCGGCCCGGCCGGTCGGGCTGAGGTCGGCGTAGCCCATGACCTCGGTGACATCGGGCAGGTACCAGCGGATGAAATCGGCGGGGTGGCTGAGTCCGCCGAAGAGCCACTTGAAGGAGGCGCTGCGGGCCCAGGGCTTCTCGAGGAACCAGCGGTGGTCGGCGTGGTACTGGGCCTCGATCGTGATGAGTTCGCCGAACGCGCCGGAGAGAAAATGCTCCCGCTGGCGGGCGAACGGCGCGAAGAAACGCGAGCTCTGGCCGACCATGACCTGGCGGCCGCTGCGCTGCTGGGCGGCGAGGACGTCACGCGCCTGCGTGAGGTCGTTGAGGAACGGCTTGGTGCAGATGACGTGTTTGCCGGCGTTGAGCGCCTGGATGACGTGCGTGGCGTGCAGGTGGTCGGGCGTGTAGATGCCGACGGCGTCGACGCGCGGGTCGGCGAGCACCTGTTCGAAGGAGGAGGTGAACTGCGTCAGGCCAAACTCGGCGCAGCGCTGGCGACCGAGAGCCTCGTTGAGATCGCAGAGCCAGACGACGTCCCAGAGGGGACTCTGGACGCCGGCGGAGATGATGCTGCGGCCCTCGCCGAGGCCGAGGACGGCGAGGCCGAGTTTGCGGGGGGGAGGTGGAGTGGGAGTGGGCATGCGGAGGCCGGGGTGGTGGGAAGCCCCGAGCATCCATCAGCCGCGACACGGCACGCAACCCCGGGGTTTACCGGGCCGGCGTGCGACGGAACGCGGGCGCAATCAAGACCGGGGTTGGCCACGAAGAGGCACAAAGAGTCACGAAGATGCGGGCCACGGAAAATCTTTCTCGTTCTCTTTCTCTTTCTCGTTCTCCCAATCCGTCACCCTCCTCCGGCTTCCCGCTCCCCCGATCCCCGAGAGAACGAGAACGAGAACGAGAACGAGGGGAGGGGAGGGCGGCTATGATAACCGGGGACGACCCTCAATCCCTCAATCCCTCAATCCCTCAATCCCTCAATCCCTCAATCCCTCGCGAGAATGAGGAAGAGTAGGAGTAAGAGAAAGACCCCCAAGGGACCGACCGTGGTCTCGATCGCGATGAGCGGGCCGGGGAGAGAAAACGTGGTTTACGGCGAGTCAGGTAACGATAAACCAATTACGTTCACCATGAGACTTACCCCGCTCGTGCTGGTGGGTATCGCGTTTGGCGCTGCGGCGATGGCCGCGGCGGCCGGAAACCCCACGGAGGATTCCCCCGGGCAGTTGCCGTCGCTCGAGCGCGAGGTGCAGCGACCATACCTCTATGCCGAGGTATCCGGTGTGCGGATCCTGTCGCTCGCTGACCGGCGGACGACGCGCGATTTCGCGGACACCGTGGCCGACAATGTCGCGATCTTCCACCAGCTGCTGCCGGAGAGGGGCCGCACGTCGGCAGACAACGCGTTTGCCGTGCTGCTCGCGCCTCCCGGCTTCGATGCGCTGACACCCGCCAGAATGGTGAGAATGAGTGGAACACGTATGCCCGGCCGAACCATGGTGCTGCACGGCGTCGGCGATGTCCCGATCGTGTTAGCCGAGGCGATGGCGAAAGATGCCAGGGATCCGCTGAGGCCGGTGTATGAGAATATCGACCCCGAAAAGGAGCTGTTGCGTCAGGGCCGGCACCAGTTGCGCCCGGCGGAATGGTGGGCGCTGCATTTCTGCGTGGATTACAGCAACCATGTCCTCGAACGGCACCGGAGGCTGCCAATGTGGTACCGGGTGGGCTTGCGGAAGGCGGCGATTCGGAGCGGCTCCGTGCATGGCGTAGTGGTGGAGGGAAGCTCGGTCTTGATCCCCCGGGGGCCTGGTGCGGCCAAGCCCGCGTCGGTGCAGCTCATGCCGCTGGCGGAGTTTCTCGCGATCACGGACCAGGCGGGGAGGTCACGGACTCTAGCCCGGATGCCGGCGGCCTTGCGGGTGGCCCACGAAGTCCAGAGCAATATCTTCCTGTATTGGGGGCTGACGGACGGGGACGCAGACCACCGGGAGCGGTTTCGTCAGTTTGTCGCCGCGGCGTGCGATCGCCCGATCGACGAGCGCCTGTTTGAGAGTTGTTTCGGCTACGGTTTCGCCGAGGCCGAAAAGCGTCTGGCAAAGTTTGCGGAACGCCTGCTGGTACGCGATGGCCGGCTGGAAAACGGGAAACTGGACTTTTTGTTGGAGCAAAGCGCGGGCGGAAAGAAGCGCGAAGTCGAGGTGCGAGCCGCGACGCGGGAAGAGGTGATTGGACTGATCGGAGAGGCCATCCTATGGCGCAGCGTGGATGAGGAAGCGCTGTTTGCGGTGGTGGGGCCCGTGGCGCTGAATCGCGGGCGCTGGGGGTATTGGCCGAGTCCGTGGCTGAAGACGTCGGCGCCCTTCGGGGCGGAGACCCTGGTGCCGGCTCACAAGGTCATTGCCGAGGCGGCGGCGGCGAGCCGCGACCCGCGCCTGATCGCTTTGCTGGGATCGTATGAACTCCGGATGGGCAATGTGGCGGAAGGGGAGCGTTGGCTGCGCGAGGCCGTGGCGGCGAAGGTGCGGCGGCCGCGCGTATACGTGGACCTGGCTTGGCTGACGCTGGAGCGCGCGCTCACGGCGCCGGCGGGAACGAAGGGAAGGTTGAGCCGCGAACAGATCCAGCCTGCCCTTGAACTCCTGCGCGAAGGCGCGCGGCAGATGCCGGAGATGGTGGCGGCATACCTGATGCAGTTGTACGCCTGGGGGATCTCAGATGCGGTGACCTCTCCGGAGGAACTCGCCGCACTCGCGACGGCGGTCCGTCTTTACCCCGACACCGAGAGCATGGCGGCCATTGCGCTCCTCTGCGAACGCGCCGGCCGACACGCGGAGGCCGTTGAGTTCGCGAACGCCGCGCTGGCGTCGACGCCGTACCACCGGGTCCTGCGCCAGCAACTGGTCCCGGTGCTTGGCGCGGCGGACGGGCAGAAATAATCCGCGCTGGTCGGGCGGCGGTTCGCACGCTAGTCAAACTTCCACGCTCAGGTGATGCGCTCCCCCCGCCGCATTGACGGCGCGGCGGGCGAATATCGCCGAGTCATCCTGCCATGAGAAATCCCCTGACGTTCTTCCTCACCCTGGCTGCCGCGGCGGCGTTGTGGGCGCAGCCTCAGACCCCGGCGCCGGTCATGACCGAGTCCGGGCTTGTGCAAGGCGCGGCCGAGCCGGGTTTGACGGTCTACCGGGGCGTGCCGTTTGCGGCGGCGCCGATCGGGGCGCTGCGCTGGCGGGTGCCGCAGCCGGCGGCGCGTTGGGAGGGCGTGCGGGCGGCGACGACCTTTGCGCCGGATCCGATCCAAGGGCGCGCGCAGAACGGCGGGGTGAGCGAGGATTGTCTGTATCTGAATATTTGGACGCCGGCGAAGGCGGCGACCGAACGCCTGCCCGTGCTCGTATGGATTTACGGCGGCGGCTTTGCCTTCGGCTCGACCTCGGTGCCGGTGCACAACGGCGAGCATCTCGCGCGGCGGGGCGTGGTGCTGGTGAGCGTTGCCTACCGCGTGGGGCCGTTGGGTTTTCTCGCGCACCCGGAGCTGAGCGCGGAGTCGCCGCATCACACGTCGGGCAACTACGGGCTGATGGATCTCTTCGCCGGGCTGCGGTGGGTGCAGCGCAACATCGGGGCGTTTGGTGGCGATCCGGCGAAGGTGACGATCTTTGGCGAATCGGCCGGCGGCATTGCCGTCAGCATGCTGTGCGCCTCGCCGGAGGGGAAGGGGCTGTTCCGTGGGGCGATTTCGCAGAGCGGCGGCTCGTTTGGCCCGCCGCGGCCGACGACTTACCCGGGCGAGAACATGAAGCGCCTCGCTGACGCGGAGAAGGCCGGGGCGGCCTACGCGACACGCCTCGGGGCGAAATCGCTGGCCGAGCTCAGGCAACTGCCGGCCGAGCGTTTTGCCGGCACGCCGATGGGAGGATTCTGGCCGGTGATCGACGGGTGGTTGATCCCCGACGACCAGCACAAGCTGTACGAAGCGGGCCAATACAACGACGTTGCGATCCTCGTGGGCTACAACTCGGACGAAGGCCTGAGCTTCGCGCGCGAGAAGACGGCGGACGAGTACGAGGCCAGCACGCGGTTGCGATACGGGCGTTTTGCGGACGCGCTGCTCAAAGCATATCCGGCCGAGGCGGGGAAGGTATCCTGGGCGGCGCGGAACCTGATGCGCGACGCGGCGTTTGGCTGGCAGGCCTGGAGCTGGGCCGTGTTGCAGGCCCGCACCGGGAAGTCGCCGGTCTATTTCTACCACCTCGACCTCCACCCCGAGCGCCGGGTCGGAGGCGCGCCAGCGAACCACGGGACGCCGCACGGCGTGGACGTGCCCTATGTGTTCCAGACGCTGGACCGAAAGAACCCGCGGATAACCGCGGAGGACTTTGCGGTGTCGGACACGCTCGCGACCTACTGGACCAACTTTGCGAAGACCGGGAATCCCAACGGTGAAGGCGCCGTCTCGTGGCCGCGCTTCACGGACCAGGATCCGCAGGTCCTCTACCTCGGCGGGCAGCCTCACGTTGGCCCGGTGCCCGATGCTGCGGCGCTGAAGGTGCTCGACGAGTACTTCGCCTGGCGCCGCACCCCAGAAGGCGAGGCTTGGGCAAAGTAAGAGCCCTGCGGCGGGGGTGCGCCAGCCGCCCGTTCACGGTCGCCTTCGCGCTCGTATCCTGAGGCGGACAGCGCGCCACAAGCGGAGCGCTGCAATCCTTACCGGGCCAGCGGATAGCTGAGGACGAACTTACCTGAGCCTTCGGGCAGGAGAAACTTCACCGGTTTGGCCTCGATGCTGCGGGGGCGGCCGACGAGTTGCTCGAGTTTTCCCACGACGGCGCGAACGGAGGCGGCGGGATCGCAGTCAGGCTCCGGAATGTAGCTCAGGACGTACTTCCCGGCATCGGTTTCGTGCAGGCGATAGTGCTGGATGCCCTCGGCGCCGACGAAGCATTGGTCGACGTCGCGCGTCGTGATGCGCCGGCCATCGGCAGTCTGGAGGGCGTCGGGGGCGCGACCGTGCAAGACGTAGGTCGGAGCGCTGCTCCCGGCGGTGGGTGCGCGACGTTCCACGAGGTCGCCGATCCGGTACTTGAGCAGCGGCATGTAGTCGTTGGTCAGGGTCGATACGACCAGATCACCAATGCCGCGGTCGTCCTGGTTGATGACGTCGAGCAGCGCGATGTTGGGGCTCGGCACCATCTGGTGATCGGCGCCCTCCATCATGAGGTGGCCCGTCTCTGTCGAGCCGTAGAGGTTGTACACGGGGACGCCGAACGCGCGCTCGAGGATGCGCTGGTGCAGGACGCTCGTGTACTCGTAGCTCGTAAACATGAACTGCAGCTTCGGAAACCTGACCCTCCGTCGCTCGCAATGGAGCGCGAACACCACCGCGTAAGCCGGATCGGTATCCAGGAAGACCGGATCCCACGCGAGCGCCTCCTCGAGCATCTGGTCGAGGTCGTCGGGCCCGAGCAGGAAAGGAAAGCGCGACAGGCTCACGACGCGCGTGAGGCCGAGCGTGCGCCGCTCGACGGACGGCGTGCCGTTGGCGAAAGTGATGTCGCCGTTGCACGCGGGGGAGGAAATCGTGACGCGATGTGCGCCGGGGGTGGCCTGGAGCACCTGGGCCACGTGCGGATTGAGCGCGAGGGCCCACTGCTCCTGGCGCGCCCACCAACCGCGTTCCAACAGGAGGTCGGCGCGGTTGTCCGTGGTGCCGGCGGTGTGCTCGACCTCGACCAGGTTCCGGGCGACGAGCGCGTCGAGCGACTGGCCGGCCCGGAGGAAGTTGTTCGGGAACCCGTGCTTGATGTCCTGCTTCGTGATGTACGGCAGGGCGGCCAAGACGGCGGACGCCGAGGTGGCGCCGGCGGCTGCCTGGTAGAGCGGCACCTCACGGGCATAGGTGAGCAGCTTTTCGTCAGGACTGATCGAAGTCGGGGAAGCGGAGATGGATTGCACGGTGGGTGAGGCGCGGGGCGCAGGAAGGAAGAGCGAAAGTCGATGGAG is a genomic window containing:
- a CDS encoding glycoside hydrolase family 31 protein, which produces MYTLESHGPAVIFACGERRLRVQFVTSAIVRVTVTEGRPFKPHTSLIVETPPPAVACTLEEQPEAFVLRTAALRVHVARATGALSYFDAADRLLVREPERGGKWLTPRDVIRNVYRKDAAIAAGQSIDGARANVEECDRVFDRHAFEAKLEFVFSPDEALFGFGSHEEGYGNLRGKARELYQQNMKAVVPYFVSTRNYGVLLDAYSLMTFHDDAFGSYVWAEVVDELDYYVITGDSFDAVTRGCHLLTGPTPMLPKWAFGYTQSKERYVNAREMLDVVREYRRRRIPLDVIVLDWKSWPNGNGWGQKSFDPVRFPDPPAFTAALHDLGARLMVSIWPIMTGDCPNQRELLERDLMLGNQATYNAFSPEARACYWEQANRGLFAQGIDAWWCDCTEPFEADWSGAVKPEPHHRLAINTGQARRYLDEGCLSAYSLLHSKGIYEGQRRATAAKRVINLTRSSYAGQHRYGTITWSGDICATWETLRRSIPEGLNFCVTGEPYWSVDIGGFFINHDPKLWFWRGDYADGCRGLTEMTALEPDPKDTGCQDRGYWELYTRWLQYGAFLPIFRSHGTDAAREIWRFGEAGTPFYDTIAEYIRLRYELLPYIYSAAAQVTLASATLMRPLALDFPADPRTHAVTDQFRFGPSLMVCPVTQPMYFGPNSTPIEGAAKSRSVYLPAGTTWCDFWTGAAHKGGRTIEAAAPLETIPVFVPAGTILPLSPEPQQYTDEKPDAPYEIRIYAGANGTFDLYEDAGDSYAYEQGAYSLIRLTWKQRSRRLTIGARQGTFPTQVTTREYRVVLLADGQRTTKTVTYTGAALTVAFQT
- a CDS encoding DUF3106 domain-containing protein — translated: MKTLSALVLACALPVAAIAQNAPASTGPSAPAATTTSIAPGELAALEQFLNLSDAELAQLQQAIARLRAMTAVDRAKLRDEIVAFRRLPEPQRRQLRQGWGAVPPDIQAGWRDMMHAATPERRAEIQSKLQSLPPDEKAQYRRALVEEYLKVKPRK
- a CDS encoding carboxylesterase family protein, with amino-acid sequence MRNPLTFFLTLAAAAALWAQPQTPAPVMTESGLVQGAAEPGLTVYRGVPFAAAPIGALRWRVPQPAARWEGVRAATTFAPDPIQGRAQNGGVSEDCLYLNIWTPAKAATERLPVLVWIYGGGFAFGSTSVPVHNGEHLARRGVVLVSVAYRVGPLGFLAHPELSAESPHHTSGNYGLMDLFAGLRWVQRNIGAFGGDPAKVTIFGESAGGIAVSMLCASPEGKGLFRGAISQSGGSFGPPRPTTYPGENMKRLADAEKAGAAYATRLGAKSLAELRQLPAERFAGTPMGGFWPVIDGWLIPDDQHKLYEAGQYNDVAILVGYNSDEGLSFAREKTADEYEASTRLRYGRFADALLKAYPAEAGKVSWAARNLMRDAAFGWQAWSWAVLQARTGKSPVYFYHLDLHPERRVGGAPANHGTPHGVDVPYVFQTLDRKNPRITAEDFAVSDTLATYWTNFAKTGNPNGEGAVSWPRFTDQDPQVLYLGGQPHVGPVPDAAALKVLDEYFAWRRTPEGEAWAK
- a CDS encoding Gfo/Idh/MocA family oxidoreductase; this translates as MPTPTPPPPRKLGLAVLGLGEGRSIISAGVQSPLWDVVWLCDLNEALGRQRCAEFGLTQFTSSFEQVLADPRVDAVGIYTPDHLHATHVIQALNAGKHVICTKPFLNDLTQARDVLAAQQRSGRQVMVGQSSRFFAPFARQREHFLSGAFGELITIEAQYHADHRWFLEKPWARSASFKWLFGGLSHPADFIRWYLPDVTEVMGYADLSPTGRAGGLVNPDTFHFIFKSAAGRIARVSGTYSSPTVPAQRDSGMSCILRCTGGASQADYHELRYAWKIGSQAVVEAFEGAEDYYFRFEGHRHHAGEYQNYIEYFARGIAAGETPKPDAREGIVTVALLQAMEESTTRGQPVQVRAILDRHGLGDLA
- a CDS encoding MFS transporter, yielding MHRTSYATRFSYAASDVAGQLLFCWIMWYLPYFYTDVYGLSAAAVGTILLVARWVDAIDAPVWGIIFDRTRSRWGKSRPWFLWLSAPFAVFGTLTFLTPDLGHTAKIIYAALTYIACNVLYTGINTPVTSILSALTPDSKERVTLTTFRMFGSKLGVLIVNLTGLALVARLGGGDDRKGFLLAVPIFAVLSLLLFLLAFKNLKEVVPVESKPQPILGTFGALRGNWPWFIIFASSFLFWIGFISRVTVLPHFFKYALHREDLIKVATSLDFASLATAFLLPWFCRHASKGTVWAVGLLGMALGQVIVFLGVQQGPSIPLIMAGWTIGFLASGVAMAMPFAVLSDSVDYGEWKTGIRAAGLLTAVGAAFCLKAGAGLGGAIPMWILDRAGYVPNVAQSAASLAGMKFGLIWLPAICFAVAALPVLFYRRFESLEPQIQAELQQRRQHATPAPAPTR
- a CDS encoding RNA polymerase sigma factor; this encodes MALSSLFLWWRLDPPADATASAPDALDPEGAVFQRASSGDEQAWQELFDRWKKPLLAFFYRSLGTMPEAEDLTLEVFVRLHRAADRYEPRAAFATFLFHIARNLLLNALRHRRRKPAQPVAPEAFDYLVAPESEEARRVSELEESFQHALAQLPEAQRTLLLLVQQQDLDQRAAATILGLTENALRVQLHRARARLKEIMSNVP